Proteins found in one Seonamhaeicola sp. S2-3 genomic segment:
- the pruA gene encoding L-glutamate gamma-semialdehyde dehydrogenase, which produces MGKGFFNVPIAVNEPVKSYAPGSPERDAVLQAYKNMFNSKIEVPLYINGKDVKTGNTRTMSPPHDHKHVVGTYHLAEQSHIEEAIATALEARKTWSQTPWEQRAAIFLKAAELIAGPYRAKINAATMIAQSKTIHQAEIDAACEFVDFLRFNVQFMTDIYAEQPESTNDAWNRVEYRPLEGFTYAVTPFNFTAIAGNLPSCMALMGNVVVWKPSDSQVYSAKVIMDIFEEAGVPPGVINVVFGDPVMITNTVLASPDFSGLHFTGSTFIFKELWKQIGTNIHNYKTYPRIVGETGGKDFIIAHKSANAKQVATAIARGAFEFQGQKCSAASRAYIPQSLWADVKKFVIEDVNSFKMGSPEDMSNFITAVIHEGSFDKLVKYIDQAKADKDAEIIVGGNYDKSKGYFIEPTVIVTTNPKYETMCTELFGPVITIYIYEDDAYADTLKLVDETSEYALTGAILAKDRYAITEATEALQNSAGNFYINDKPTGAVVGQQPFGGARASGTNDKAGSAQNLLRWVSPRLIKETFVTPTDYRYPFLGE; this is translated from the coding sequence ATGGGAAAAGGCTTTTTTAATGTACCTATTGCAGTTAACGAACCTGTAAAAAGTTATGCTCCAGGATCTCCAGAAAGAGATGCTGTTTTACAAGCATATAAAAACATGTTTAACAGTAAAATAGAGGTACCTTTATATATAAACGGTAAAGATGTTAAAACTGGAAACACCAGAACCATGTCTCCACCACACGATCATAAACATGTAGTTGGAACTTATCATTTAGCAGAACAATCTCATATTGAAGAAGCAATAGCTACGGCTTTAGAAGCTAGAAAAACTTGGTCTCAAACTCCTTGGGAACAGCGTGCCGCTATATTTTTAAAAGCTGCAGAGTTAATTGCTGGACCATACCGAGCAAAAATAAACGCTGCTACCATGATAGCACAATCTAAAACAATTCACCAAGCCGAAATTGATGCTGCTTGTGAGTTTGTAGATTTCTTGCGTTTTAATGTACAGTTTATGACCGACATTTATGCAGAACAACCAGAAAGCACAAATGATGCATGGAACCGTGTTGAATATCGCCCTTTAGAAGGTTTTACTTATGCTGTAACACCATTTAATTTTACAGCTATTGCTGGAAACCTACCATCTTGTATGGCTTTAATGGGGAATGTAGTTGTCTGGAAACCAAGCGATAGCCAAGTATATTCTGCAAAAGTAATCATGGATATTTTTGAAGAAGCTGGAGTACCTCCTGGGGTTATTAATGTAGTTTTTGGAGATCCTGTAATGATTACAAATACAGTTTTAGCAAGTCCTGATTTTTCAGGTTTACACTTTACAGGTTCTACATTCATTTTTAAAGAACTTTGGAAACAAATAGGAACAAATATTCACAATTATAAAACCTATCCTAGAATTGTTGGAGAAACTGGTGGTAAAGATTTTATTATAGCTCACAAATCGGCCAATGCCAAACAAGTAGCTACCGCTATTGCTCGTGGTGCCTTTGAGTTTCAAGGACAAAAATGTAGTGCCGCTTCTAGGGCTTACATTCCACAAAGCTTATGGGCAGACGTGAAAAAGTTTGTTATAGAAGATGTTAACTCTTTTAAAATGGGTTCTCCAGAAGATATGAGCAACTTTATTACAGCGGTAATTCACGAAGGCTCTTTTGATAAACTAGTTAAATATATAGACCAAGCTAAAGCAGATAAAGATGCGGAAATTATTGTTGGTGGAAATTATGATAAAAGTAAAGGTTATTTTATTGAACCTACCGTAATTGTTACCACAAACCCAAAGTACGAAACTATGTGTACTGAGTTATTTGGACCCGTAATTACTATTTATATTTATGAAGATGATGCTTACGCAGACACTTTAAAACTAGTAGATGAAACTAGTGAATATGCTCTAACTGGTGCTATTTTAGCTAAAGATAGATATGCTATTACAGAAGCTACGGAAGCTTTACAAAATAGTGCTGGTAATTTTTACATAAATGATAAACCTACTGGTGCTGTTGTTGGCCAACAACCTTTTGGTGGTGCTAGAGCATCTGGTACAAATGATAAAGCAGGAAGCGCTCAAAACTTACTACGTTGGGTATCACCTAGATTAATAAAGGAAACCTTTGTAACGCCTACAGATTATCGTTATCCCTTTTTAGGAGAGTAA
- a CDS encoding enoyl-ACP reductase, giving the protein MSHNLLKGKKGIIFGALDSNSIAWKTAERVHEEGGEFVLTNAPVAMRMGQINELAEKTGSQIIPADATSEEDLQNLVEKSMEILGGKIDFVLHSIGMSINVRKGRSYTDQNYSWTQKGTDVSAMSFHKVMQTLYKADAMNEWGSIVALTYMAAQRVFPDYNDMADNKAYLESIARSFGYFFGRDKKVRVNTISQSPTPTTAGSGVKGFDGFIAYAEKMSPLGNATALDCANYTVTLFSDLTKRVTLQNLYNDGGFSNMGVSDAVMETFMKGE; this is encoded by the coding sequence ATGTCGCATAATTTATTAAAAGGAAAAAAGGGAATCATATTTGGAGCATTAGATTCTAACTCTATTGCTTGGAAAACAGCAGAACGTGTTCATGAAGAAGGTGGTGAGTTTGTATTAACTAATGCACCAGTAGCTATGAGAATGGGACAAATAAATGAGCTTGCAGAAAAAACAGGTTCTCAAATTATTCCTGCCGATGCTACTTCTGAAGAAGATTTGCAAAATTTAGTTGAAAAATCTATGGAGATTTTAGGCGGAAAAATAGATTTTGTTTTACACTCTATTGGAATGTCTATAAACGTTAGAAAAGGAAGAAGTTATACAGACCAAAATTATAGTTGGACCCAAAAAGGAACCGATGTTTCTGCTATGTCATTCCATAAAGTAATGCAAACACTTTACAAAGCAGATGCTATGAATGAATGGGGAAGTATTGTAGCTTTAACATATATGGCAGCACAACGTGTGTTTCCAGATTATAACGATATGGCCGATAATAAAGCCTATTTAGAAAGTATTGCACGTAGCTTTGGTTACTTTTTTGGACGCGATAAAAAAGTGCGTGTAAACACCATTTCACAATCGCCAACACCAACAACAGCAGGTAGTGGTGTAAAAGGTTTTGATGGGTTTATTGCCTATGCCGAAAAAATGTCGCCACTTGGTAACGCAACGGCTTTAGATTGTGCAAATTATACTGTAACATTATTTAGCGATTTAACCAAACGTGTTACACTACAAAACCTTTATAACGATGGTGGTTTTAGTAACATGGGTGTAAGTGATGCTGTTATGGAAACCTTTATGAAAGGAGAATAA
- the recN gene encoding DNA repair protein RecN: MLTSLSIKNYALIDNLQVDFNSGFSIITGETGAGKSILLGGLSLILGKRADLSSLKDASKKCIIEAVFNVENYKLQALFKAEDFDYEPQTIIRREILPSGKSRAFVNDSPVNLSSLQLLGERLIDVHSQHQTLQLTNDTFQFQIIDALAKNEDLLSKYQVELKAYKKLQKELNELLVFQAEAIKEHDYNAFLLKELVDANLVEGELEALEEEYETLNNVEEIKEKLSEAYQLLSDEEIGVLSTLTALKNAFQKLVGMSSKYEDVFNRVNSSLIEMDDVFAEVNAFQENLDADPNRLEVVDAKLKTLNDLLQKHVAGNISELIAIKKQLEEKVAVTENLDDTIAKKKQDINIKTEKLNTIAKSIHNNRVEAIPSLKTQLETILADLGMPNAQFNIDVSLSDSFLSNGKDELSFLFSANKGGNFNELKKAASGGELSRIMLAIKSILSKYIQLPTIMFDEIDTGVSGEISNKMGDIMLQMSKTMQVFSITHLPQIAAKGHSHFKVYKEDVNNVTQTNLVKLNHDERVVEIAQMLGGSDMSSSAIAHAKELLN, encoded by the coding sequence ATGCTAACATCACTTTCAATAAAAAATTATGCTTTAATTGATAATCTACAGGTAGATTTCAATAGTGGTTTTTCAATAATTACTGGTGAAACGGGGGCAGGAAAATCTATTTTATTAGGCGGATTGTCGTTAATTCTTGGTAAACGTGCCGATTTAAGTAGTTTAAAAGATGCGTCAAAAAAATGTATTATTGAAGCCGTTTTTAATGTTGAAAACTATAAATTACAAGCGCTTTTTAAAGCAGAAGATTTTGATTATGAACCACAAACTATAATTAGGAGAGAAATACTTCCATCAGGTAAATCTAGAGCTTTTGTTAATGATTCGCCTGTAAATTTAAGTAGTTTGCAGCTTTTAGGAGAGCGGTTAATAGATGTTCATTCACAACATCAAACACTACAACTTACCAATGATACGTTTCAGTTTCAAATTATTGATGCCCTAGCTAAAAATGAAGATTTACTAAGTAAATATCAAGTAGAATTAAAAGCTTATAAAAAACTTCAAAAAGAGTTAAATGAGCTATTGGTATTTCAGGCCGAAGCCATAAAAGAACATGATTACAATGCTTTTTTATTAAAAGAACTTGTAGATGCTAATTTGGTAGAAGGAGAGCTAGAAGCTTTAGAAGAAGAATATGAAACACTCAATAATGTTGAAGAAATTAAAGAAAAATTATCAGAAGCATATCAATTATTAAGTGATGAAGAAATAGGCGTTTTATCAACATTAACAGCCCTAAAAAATGCTTTTCAGAAGTTAGTAGGAATGTCTTCTAAATACGAAGATGTTTTTAACAGGGTAAATAGCAGTTTAATTGAAATGGATGATGTTTTTGCAGAAGTAAATGCATTTCAAGAAAATTTAGATGCAGACCCCAATAGGCTTGAAGTAGTAGATGCTAAATTAAAAACATTAAATGATTTACTGCAAAAGCACGTAGCAGGTAATATTTCAGAATTAATAGCTATAAAAAAACAGTTAGAAGAAAAGGTAGCTGTAACAGAAAACCTAGATGATACTATTGCTAAAAAGAAACAAGACATTAATATTAAAACAGAAAAATTAAATACTATAGCCAAATCTATTCATAATAATAGGGTAGAAGCTATACCAAGTTTAAAAACACAATTAGAAACTATTTTGGCAGATTTAGGTATGCCAAACGCACAGTTTAATATTGATGTTTCATTGTCTGATAGTTTCCTTTCTAACGGAAAAGATGAGTTGTCATTTTTATTTTCAGCCAATAAAGGAGGTAATTTTAATGAACTTAAAAAGGCTGCATCTGGAGGAGAACTATCAAGAATAATGCTAGCAATAAAGTCCATTTTATCTAAATATATTCAGTTACCAACTATTATGTTTGATGAAATTGATACAGGTGTTTCTGGAGAAATCTCAAATAAAATGGGCGACATTATGCTACAAATGAGTAAAACAATGCAAGTTTTCTCTATAACCCATTTACCACAAATAGCAGCCAAAGGGCATTCGCACTTTAAAGTATATAAAGAAGATGTAAATAATGTTACTCAAACCAACCTTGTAAAGCTTAATCACGATGAGCGTGTTGTAGAAATTGCACAAATGTTGGGAGGGTCAGATATGTCGTCTTCAGCAATAGCGCATGCAAAAGAATTGCTCAATTAA
- a CDS encoding DUF4835 family protein, with product MRNIIIVLTFFIAITGVSQELNCKVVVNAELTGNENFSIFKTLEKQLNEFVNNTKWTNKTFLPQERIDCSMVITVNNYSSESFQATLQVQSSRPVYGSSYNTPVYNFNDKDFNFTYLEYQNLNFNPTQFQSNLVSVIAFHVYMILALDADSFAENGGDPYFKQAQTIANYSQQGNFKGWKLEDGLQSRFTLIDNVMSATYKEYRQVMNSYHRQGLDIMSENPKEGKEKIAEAIKLFQAMNSRRPNSFLQRTFFDAKADEIAQIFSDGPNVNIASLKEVLQKVAPMHSSKWQTIKY from the coding sequence ATGCGTAATATTATTATTGTTTTAACTTTTTTTATAGCTATTACAGGAGTTTCGCAAGAGCTAAATTGTAAAGTAGTAGTTAATGCAGAATTAACGGGGAACGAAAATTTTTCAATTTTTAAAACCTTAGAAAAACAATTAAATGAGTTTGTTAACAATACAAAATGGACAAATAAAACGTTTTTACCTCAAGAGCGTATAGATTGCAGTATGGTTATTACTGTAAATAATTATAGTAGTGAATCTTTTCAGGCAACTTTACAAGTGCAATCGTCTCGTCCAGTGTATGGGTCGTCCTATAATACGCCAGTGTATAATTTTAATGATAAAGATTTTAATTTTACATATTTAGAATATCAAAATTTAAATTTTAATCCAACACAATTTCAATCTAATTTGGTGTCTGTTATAGCCTTTCATGTCTACATGATTTTGGCTTTAGATGCCGATTCTTTTGCCGAAAATGGAGGAGATCCTTATTTTAAACAAGCTCAAACTATTGCTAATTATTCGCAACAAGGAAATTTTAAGGGGTGGAAACTAGAAGATGGTTTACAAAGCAGGTTTACATTAATAGACAATGTAATGTCGGCTACTTATAAAGAATACAGACAAGTAATGAATAGCTACCACAGACAAGGGTTAGATATAATGTCTGAAAACCCTAAAGAAGGCAAAGAAAAAATTGCAGAAGCTATTAAGTTATTTCAAGCAATGAACAGTAGAAGGCCAAATTCTTTTTTGCAACGTACATTTTTTGATGCTAAGGCCGATGAGATTGCACAAATATTTAGTGATGGTCCAAATGTAAACATTGCTAGCTTAAAAGAAGTGCTTCAAAAGGTTGCGCCAATGCACAGTAGTAAATGGCAAACAATTAAGTATTAG
- the coaBC gene encoding bifunctional phosphopantothenoylcysteine decarboxylase/phosphopantothenate--cysteine ligase CoaBC, translating to MSILSGKNILLGVSAGIAAYKTASLVRLFVKAGANVKVVMTPASKEFVTPLTLSTLSKNPVYSSFTNEEDDNAVWNSHVDLGLWADLFIVAPATANTLSKMANGVCDNLLLATYLSAKCPVYFAPAMDLDMYKHQTTKNSFEKLKSFGNIMIPATSGELASGLVGEGRMAEPEDIITFIENDILNKLPLKGKNVLITAGPTYEPIDPVRFIGNHSSGKMGFEIARAAANLGAQVILITGPTNESVSHSLINVVPITTAEDMYTKVHEYFSTSDVAILSAAVADFKPKEVASKKIKKKDATLTLELEKTKDILASLGKIKKHQYLVGFALETNNELENAKAKLKGKNLNLIVLNSLNDKGAGFRVDTNKVTFIDDNENITKFNLKSKAAVAKDLLNKITEQIHA from the coding sequence ATGAGTATACTAAGCGGTAAAAATATACTATTAGGCGTTAGTGCAGGTATAGCTGCTTACAAAACAGCTTCATTAGTTAGGTTATTTGTTAAAGCAGGTGCTAACGTAAAAGTTGTCATGACACCCGCTTCAAAAGAGTTTGTAACGCCATTAACCTTATCCACCCTATCAAAAAATCCAGTGTATTCATCTTTTACAAATGAAGAAGATGATAATGCCGTGTGGAATAGTCATGTAGATTTAGGGCTTTGGGCAGACTTGTTTATAGTAGCACCAGCAACAGCAAATACGCTATCTAAAATGGCAAATGGCGTTTGTGATAATTTATTATTAGCTACTTACTTGTCAGCTAAATGTCCGGTGTATTTTGCACCTGCTATGGATTTAGATATGTATAAACACCAAACTACTAAAAATTCATTTGAAAAATTAAAATCTTTTGGAAATATTATGATTCCTGCAACTAGTGGAGAATTGGCTAGTGGATTGGTTGGAGAAGGTAGAATGGCAGAACCAGAGGATATTATAACTTTTATAGAGAATGATATTCTAAACAAACTTCCTTTAAAAGGTAAGAACGTTTTAATTACGGCGGGTCCAACTTATGAGCCTATAGACCCTGTTAGATTTATAGGAAATCATTCTAGCGGTAAAATGGGGTTTGAAATAGCAAGAGCTGCAGCCAATTTAGGAGCTCAAGTTATTTTAATTACCGGACCAACCAATGAAAGCGTTTCACATAGTTTAATAAATGTAGTGCCAATTACAACAGCAGAAGATATGTATACCAAAGTACATGAATATTTTAGTACGTCAGATGTTGCTATACTTTCAGCTGCAGTAGCCGATTTTAAACCTAAAGAAGTGGCATCTAAGAAAATAAAAAAGAAGGATGCAACGTTAACTTTAGAGTTAGAAAAAACTAAAGATATTTTAGCTTCTTTGGGAAAAATAAAAAAACATCAGTACTTAGTTGGTTTTGCATTAGAAACCAACAATGAGTTAGAAAATGCAAAAGCCAAATTAAAAGGAAAGAATTTAAATTTAATTGTTTTAAATTCGTTAAACGATAAAGGAGCTGGTTTTAGAGTAGATACTAATAAAGTTACTTTTATTGATGACAACGAAAATATCACTAAATTTAATTTAAAATCTAAGGCAGCGGTAGCTAAAGATTTATTAAACAAAATAACAGAACAAATTCATGCGTAA
- a CDS encoding DNA-directed RNA polymerase subunit omega, which produces MDLKKINAPVNTVTYDRNQIDEPTGNIYESISIIARRAEQINTEIKKELIDKLEEFATYNDSLEEVFENKEQIEVSKFYEKLPKPHALAVQEWLTDKIYFRNTEEDSQD; this is translated from the coding sequence ATGGATTTAAAAAAAATCAATGCTCCTGTTAACACAGTAACTTATGATAGAAATCAAATAGATGAGCCAACAGGAAACATCTATGAGTCTATTTCAATTATAGCAAGAAGAGCTGAACAAATTAACACTGAGATTAAAAAAGAGCTTATTGATAAGTTAGAGGAGTTTGCTACTTACAATGATAGTCTTGAAGAAGTCTTTGAAAATAAAGAGCAAATTGAGGTTTCTAAATTTTATGAAAAATTACCAAAACCTCATGCCTTAGCCGTTCAAGAATGGTTAACAGATAAAATTTACTTCAGAAATACTGAGGAAGATTCTCAAGATTAA
- a CDS encoding outer membrane protein assembly factor BamD → MKKFFYILVALVVFSSCSEYQKVLKASGEGATAEKFKMGEALYNEGKYAKANRLFAQIVPEYRGKPQAEKLMYLYAMTFYKMKDYYISSYRFEQFATAYPKSEKREEASFLSAQSYYMLSPVYTKDQTETTEAIEKIQEFINRFPESEYLPEANKLVKELEFKLEQKAFAIAKQYSLIAPGFTHDFNAAIKSFDNFLYDFPGSSLREDANFYRLDAIYQQAVNSVEYNRSIEGEVVHIRKQRLENAKEASESFVKSFANSKYVEQVKEMAKVVDQELKKYSTKS, encoded by the coding sequence ATGAAGAAGTTTTTTTACATATTAGTAGCGTTAGTCGTTTTTAGTTCGTGTAGTGAGTATCAAAAGGTACTTAAAGCCTCTGGAGAAGGAGCCACTGCCGAAAAATTTAAAATGGGAGAAGCGCTGTACAATGAAGGAAAGTATGCTAAAGCCAACAGGCTTTTTGCTCAAATAGTGCCAGAGTACAGAGGGAAACCTCAAGCAGAAAAGCTAATGTACTTGTACGCTATGACCTTTTATAAAATGAAAGACTATTACATTTCATCTTACAGGTTTGAGCAGTTTGCAACAGCATATCCAAAGAGTGAAAAAAGAGAAGAGGCTTCGTTTTTAAGTGCTCAGAGTTATTATATGCTTTCACCTGTTTACACTAAAGATCAAACAGAAACCACAGAAGCTATAGAAAAAATACAAGAGTTTATTAATAGATTCCCAGAATCAGAATATTTACCAGAAGCTAATAAATTAGTTAAGGAATTAGAGTTTAAACTAGAGCAAAAAGCTTTTGCTATTGCTAAGCAATATAGTTTAATTGCTCCTGGTTTTACACATGATTTTAATGCAGCCATAAAATCTTTTGATAACTTTTTATATGATTTTCCTGGATCTAGTCTAAGAGAAGATGCTAATTTTTATAGATTAGATGCTATTTACCAACAGGCTGTTAATAGTGTTGAGTATAACCGTTCTATAGAAGGTGAGGTTGTTCATATAAGAAAACAGCGTTTAGAGAACGCTAAAGAAGCAAGCGAGTCATTTGTTAAATCTTTTGCTAATTCTAAATATGTAGAGCAAGTAAAAGAAATGGCAAAAGTTGTTGACCAAGAATTAAAAAAGTATAGCACAAAAAGTTAA
- the dapA gene encoding 4-hydroxy-tetrahydrodipicolinate synthase, with protein MSSKFLGTGVALVTPFNSDLTVDHLALANIVNYNIENGVEYLVICGTTGESVTLTKQEKKEVIKTISETNNGRLPLVLGIGGNNTAQVVDEIKATDFSGIDAVLSVSPYYNKPTQEGLYQHFKAVAEASPIDVILYNVPGRTAKNMEPSTTLRLANDFKNIIAVKEAGNNMSQYLELLKNKPDDFLIISGDDDLALGVVLAGGAGVISVIGQALPKDFTEMIRLGLKGNAKEAYKLHFKLMDIIGYIFEENNPAGIKAVFEALNLCQDTVRLPVVPASSALKEKIKAYLA; from the coding sequence ATGAGTAGTAAGTTTTTAGGAACCGGAGTTGCATTGGTTACACCATTTAATTCAGATTTAACTGTAGACCACTTAGCATTGGCTAATATTGTAAATTACAATATTGAAAATGGAGTAGAATACCTTGTAATTTGCGGAACTACAGGAGAAAGTGTTACACTAACAAAACAAGAAAAGAAAGAGGTAATAAAAACTATTTCTGAAACTAATAACGGGCGTTTGCCATTAGTTTTAGGAATTGGAGGAAATAACACAGCACAAGTAGTAGATGAAATAAAAGCTACAGATTTTAGTGGTATTGATGCTGTTTTATCTGTGTCTCCATACTATAATAAGCCAACTCAAGAAGGATTATATCAGCACTTTAAAGCGGTTGCAGAAGCATCTCCAATTGATGTTATTTTATATAATGTACCAGGTAGAACCGCAAAAAACATGGAGCCATCTACCACTTTAAGATTAGCTAATGATTTTAAAAATATTATTGCAGTTAAAGAAGCAGGAAATAACATGTCTCAATATTTAGAACTCTTGAAAAATAAACCAGATGATTTTTTAATAATTTCTGGTGATGACGATTTAGCTTTAGGTGTTGTTTTGGCAGGTGGTGCAGGCGTTATTTCCGTAATAGGTCAAGCGTTACCTAAAGATTTTACTGAAATGATTCGTTTAGGTTTAAAAGGAAATGCTAAAGAAGCTTATAAACTGCATTTTAAATTAATGGATATTATTGGGTACATTTTTGAAGAAAATAATCCGGCAGGCATTAAAGCTGTTTTTGAAGCCCTTAACCTATGTCAAGATACTGTACGTTTGCCAGTTGTACCAGCATCAAGTGCTTTAAAAGAGAAAATTAAAGCTTATTTAGCTTAA
- a CDS encoding 5'-nucleotidase C-terminal domain-containing protein yields the protein MRFTHLFILLNFLILFSCKDHNLHLSKIEGKQILISDSIPSNTNIEAFIKPFREHIEKDLDSVLAYSPNTYTKNDAELNTAIGNLLADMVYTEGNPIFNKRTGNNIDIVVLNHGGIRAPIFKGPLTARTAYQIMPFENKIVVVGLKGNKINVIVNDLVSRKKAHPFFGLKIHLDQEYNLIEATVNNKPIDENKIYYVATSDYLYNNGDGMSFFKPNESMINLDYKIRNAIIDYLKKVDTINPVRDDRFIRK from the coding sequence ATGAGGTTTACACATTTATTTATTTTGTTAAATTTTTTAATTCTTTTTAGTTGTAAAGACCATAATTTACACTTATCAAAAATTGAAGGCAAACAAATTTTAATATCAGATTCTATACCTTCTAACACTAATATTGAAGCTTTTATTAAGCCCTTTAGGGAGCATATTGAAAAGGATTTAGACAGTGTTTTAGCCTACTCTCCTAATACATACACTAAAAACGATGCCGAATTAAACACTGCTATTGGCAATTTATTAGCAGATATGGTTTACACCGAAGGAAATCCCATTTTTAACAAAAGAACTGGAAACAACATTGATATAGTTGTTTTAAATCATGGGGGTATTCGTGCTCCTATTTTTAAAGGTCCACTAACAGCAAGAACTGCTTATCAAATAATGCCTTTTGAAAATAAAATTGTTGTGGTTGGACTAAAAGGAAACAAAATTAATGTTATAGTTAATGACTTAGTTTCTAGAAAAAAAGCCCACCCATTTTTTGGGTTAAAAATTCATTTAGACCAAGAATACAACCTTATTGAAGCTACAGTGAACAATAAGCCTATTGATGAAAACAAAATATATTATGTAGCTACTAGTGATTATTTATATAATAATGGAGATGGTATGTCTTTTTTTAAACCCAATGAAAGTATGATAAATTTAGATTACAAAATTAGAAATGCCATTATTGATTATTTAAAAAAGGTTGACACTATTAACCCCGTAAGAGACGATAGATTTATTAGAAAATAA
- a CDS encoding metallophosphatase: protein MKRRNFIQQLSAGSALAIGGLGLQSFITTPKTTKITILHTNDVHSHIDPFGPNDGRNANTGGVARRATLIESIRNENPNTLLLDAGDIFQGTPYFNYYGGELEFKLMSMLKYDLATVGNHDFDNGIDGLYAQLPHAKFEFVSANYDFSNTIMDTHVKPYKVFKKDGIKIGVFGLGIKLSGLVEKSLYKETKYLDPIEISQDMSRILKTEEKCDLIICLSHLGYHYKTAPNNISDLNLAAATKDIDLIIGGHTHTFLKKPTVVKNVEGKNMLVNQVGCYGINLGKIDFYFDNDKNKTANGTSIIV from the coding sequence ATGAAAAGAAGAAATTTTATACAACAACTATCTGCAGGAAGCGCTTTAGCTATTGGAGGTTTAGGATTACAGTCATTTATAACAACTCCAAAAACAACTAAAATAACCATTCTTCACACTAACGATGTTCATAGCCACATAGACCCTTTTGGACCTAATGATGGTAGAAATGCCAACACAGGTGGTGTAGCAAGACGCGCTACTTTAATTGAATCTATAAGAAATGAAAACCCTAACACATTATTACTTGATGCTGGCGATATTTTTCAGGGGACTCCCTACTTTAATTATTACGGTGGGGAATTAGAATTTAAGCTAATGAGTATGCTTAAATACGACTTAGCAACCGTTGGAAATCATGATTTTGATAATGGTATTGATGGCTTATACGCCCAATTACCACATGCAAAATTTGAATTTGTTTCTGCTAATTATGATTTTAGTAATACCATTATGGATACCCATGTAAAACCTTATAAAGTATTTAAAAAAGACGGCATTAAAATAGGCGTTTTTGGTTTAGGTATTAAATTAAGTGGCTTAGTTGAAAAATCTTTATACAAAGAAACTAAATACTTAGACCCTATTGAAATAAGCCAAGATATGAGCAGAATTTTAAAAACTGAAGAAAAATGCGATTTAATTATTTGTCTTTCGCATTTAGGGTACCATTATAAAACAGCACCAAACAATATTAGCGACTTAAATCTTGCAGCTGCAACAAAAGATATTGACCTTATTATTGGAGGACACACGCATACCTTCTTAAAAAAACCTACAGTTGTAAAAAATGTTGAAGGTAAAAATATGCTTGTAAATCAGGTTGGGTGCTACGGAATTAACTTAGGTAAAATAGATTTTTATTTTGATAATGATAAAAACAAAACAGCTAACGGAACCTCTATAATAGTTTAA